DNA from Candidatus Methylomirabilota bacterium:
GCGGCGGGCGCGCGACGAGGGGCTTCACCGCAATATCCTGTCGGCGGCGCTGTCGATCTCCCTCGGCATGCGCCTGGCGATCGCCGTCGACGAGGACATCGACATCTACAACATGGAGGACGTCCTCTGGGCGCTGGCGACCCGCGTGAACCCCAAGGACGACATCCTGACCGTCTGCGAGGGCGGCTTCGGCCAGACCTTCCAGCCGGCCGAGCGCAGCTCGGCGGGGGAGCAGCAGTGGACGCAGACGAACATACGCTTCGCGGGCGGTATGGGGATCGACGCCACCCGGCCCTTCATTTACAAGGACGCCTTCGAGCGGGCGCGATACGAGATCGGGCTGGTCGATCTCAAGAAGTGGTTCACCCCCGAGCAGATCGAGCGCGCCCGGGCCTCCCAGGAAGGCTACGCCAAGTGGATGGCTGAGCGCGGGATCTAGCCGCATATCGGGGAATGGCGTGATGTCGGAGCGGCAGGCAGTCCTGGCGCCGTACCGGGTGCTCGACCTCACGGGGGAGCTCGGGCCTCTGTGCGCCCGGATCCTGGCGGACCTGGGCGCCGACGTGACCAAGGTCGAGCCGCCGAGCGGCGACCCCGCGCGGCGGCGAGGGCCGTTTCCGGGCGACCGCCCGGATCCAGAATCGAGCCTCTCGTGGGCGGCCTGGAACGCCAACAAGCGCTCGGTCACGCTCGATCTCGAGCTGCCGGCCGGACGTGACGCTCTGCAGCGGCTCGCACGGAATGCCGACTTCCTGGTCGAATCCTTCCCCCCCGGCCACCTCGACCGCCTCGGACTCGGCTACACGGCGCTCGCTGAGCAAAACCCTGGGCTCATCGTCACGTCGATCACCCCGTTCGGCCAGACCGGACCGTACAGTCAGTACCGGGCCTCCGACCTCGAGCTCATGGCGGCGGCGGGCTGCATGTCGCTGACCGGCGAGCCTGAGGGCCCTCCACTGAGAATCTCCCTTCCCCAGGCCTCAGCCTGGGCGGGTGTATATGCGGCCGCCGGCTCGCTGCTGGCCCTCCAGCATCGCTACCTTACCGGCGAGGGCCAGCACGTGGACGTCGCCGCCCAGTCCTGCTTGCTCTCAGCGCTCTCACACGCCCCCATCTTCTGGGACCTGAACCGGACGAACGCGCTCCGGGCCGGAGTCTTCATGACCGGCCGCAGCATCACCGGCGCGCGGATGCGGGTGATGTGGTCCTGCCGCGACGGCTACCTCAACTTCATCATCTACGGCGGCGAGGCGGGGCGCCGCACGAACCAGGCCCTCGTCCGCTGGATGGATGAGAGAGGCATGGCCCCCCAGTTCCTCCTCGAGAAGGACTGGAGCCGATTCGACATCACGACGGTCTCCCAGGAGGAGATCGACCGCATCGAGGCGGCGATCGGGCCCTTCTTCTTGACCCTGACCAAGGCGGAGTTCTTCGCCGGGGTCGTCAAGCGCGACATGCTCGGCTATCCGGTCGCGACACCGCGCGAGATTCTCGAGGACCCCCAGCTCCTCGCGCGGGGGTTCTGGCTCCCGATGCGCGGGCCCGACGGGAGCGCGAGCGTCAGGTTTCCGGGAGGGTTCGCGAAGTTTTCGGGAGGATCGTGCACGGTTCATCGCCCGGCGCCGCGCGCCGGAGAGCACAACGCCGAGCTCCTGGCTCCGCCCGGCGTCGACGAGAAGGAGCGGCCGCCGAGCCGCGTCTCGGTCGGACACGCGAAACGATCGGCCCCCCCGGCCCTGGACGGCATCAAGGTCGTCGAGTTCGCGGCCTATGCCGCCGGCCCCGGGGTCACCAAATACCTGGCGGACCACGGCGCCACCGCCGTTCGCGTCGAGTCCGCGGTTCGGCCGGATGGCTTCCGCACCCACTACCCGCCGTATCGCGATAACGTCCCGGGCCTCAACCGGTCCGGCTGCTTCAGCCTCTGGAACAACGACAAGCTCAGCATCGCCCTGAACCTCAAGGCGGAGGGCGCTCGGGAGGTGGCCGAGGCACTCGTGCGGTGGGCGGACATCGTCATCGAGAACTTCACCCCCGGCACGATGGCCAAGCTTGGACTCGATGAGGAGAGGCTGCGGACCCTGAACCCGGCGGTCATCGTGCTCAGCACGTGTAATCACGGGCAGACCGGACCCCACGCCCGTCACCCCGGCTTCGGCTCCCAGCTGTCTTCGTTGGCCGGCTTCACCCACTTCACGGGCGAATCGAGCGGCCCACCCATGTTCCTCTACGGTCCTTACATCGACTTCATCGCCGTGGCCTTCGGCCTGGTGGCGGTGCTGGCGGCGCTCGACGCGCGGCGGCGCAGCGGTCGGGGGCAGTACATCGACCTGGCGCAGTACGAGGCAGGACTGCAGTTCCTGGGGCCCGCGCTTCTGGACGCGGCCGTCAACGGTCGCGACCTCATGCGTTGTGGGAACCGGGATCCCCAGGCGGCGCCCCACGGCGTCTTCCCCTGCCGCGGCGCCGACCGATGGTGCGCCGTGAGCGTTTGGGACGACGGGGAGTGGCGCCGGCTGGTCGAAGCCCTGGGTCGGCCCGGCTGGGCGACCGAGCCGGGATGGCAGACGGCGGCGGGACGACAGGCCGGGCAGGCCGAGCTCGACCGGCGACTGGCGGCGTGGACCTCCGAGCTCGAGGTCGAGGAGGTCACGACCCGACTTCAGGCGGCCGGCGTCCATGCCGCCGCCGTCAGAACGATGGCCGAGCTGTTCAGCGACCCCCAGCTCGTCCACCGTCGCATCTGGCGCGCGCTCGATCATCCCGAGATCGGACGCCACCACTACAAGGCCCCGCCCTTCATCCTTTCCAGGGCGGCGACCGGCCCCCAGCGGCCCGCGCCCTGCCTGGGGGAGCACACGCGACAGGTCCTCACGGAGATGCTCGGCATGAGCGAGGCCGCGGTGCGGTCGCTGGAGATGCGGGGCGTGCTCCAGTGAGCGGCGGCGGGCCGGCCCCGCGGCGCCTCATCGTCGGGCTCTCCGGCGCTTCGGGCGTGATCTACGGCATCCGGCTCCTCCAGATCCTCCGCGACCGCACCGACATCGAGAGCCACCTGGTCTGCTCCAAGGCGGCCGAGCGGACGATCGCCGAGGAAACGGACTGGGCGGTGAAGGACGTCAGGGCCATGGCCTCGGTCGTCCACCCCATCATGGACATCGGGGCCAGCATCGCCAGCGGCTCGTTCCGGACGGAAGGGATGGTCATCATCCCGTGCTCGATCCACACCGCCGGCGCCGTCGCCCACTGCATCTCGGACACGCTCCTGACGCGGGCCGCCGACGTCTGCCTCAAGGAGAGGCGCCGCCTGGTCCTGGTGGTGCGGGAAACGCCGCTCCACGTCGGCCACCTCCGAACGCTCGTGGTTGCGGCGGAAAGCGGC
Protein-coding regions in this window:
- a CDS encoding CoA transferase, with product MSERQAVLAPYRVLDLTGELGPLCARILADLGADVTKVEPPSGDPARRRGPFPGDRPDPESSLSWAAWNANKRSVTLDLELPAGRDALQRLARNADFLVESFPPGHLDRLGLGYTALAEQNPGLIVTSITPFGQTGPYSQYRASDLELMAAAGCMSLTGEPEGPPLRISLPQASAWAGVYAAAGSLLALQHRYLTGEGQHVDVAAQSCLLSALSHAPIFWDLNRTNALRAGVFMTGRSITGARMRVMWSCRDGYLNFIIYGGEAGRRTNQALVRWMDERGMAPQFLLEKDWSRFDITTVSQEEIDRIEAAIGPFFLTLTKAEFFAGVVKRDMLGYPVATPREILEDPQLLARGFWLPMRGPDGSASVRFPGGFAKFSGGSCTVHRPAPRAGEHNAELLAPPGVDEKERPPSRVSVGHAKRSAPPALDGIKVVEFAAYAAGPGVTKYLADHGATAVRVESAVRPDGFRTHYPPYRDNVPGLNRSGCFSLWNNDKLSIALNLKAEGAREVAEALVRWADIVIENFTPGTMAKLGLDEERLRTLNPAVIVLSTCNHGQTGPHARHPGFGSQLSSLAGFTHFTGESSGPPMFLYGPYIDFIAVAFGLVAVLAALDARRRSGRGQYIDLAQYEAGLQFLGPALLDAAVNGRDLMRCGNRDPQAAPHGVFPCRGADRWCAVSVWDDGEWRRLVEALGRPGWATEPGWQTAAGRQAGQAELDRRLAAWTSELEVEEVTTRLQAAGVHAAAVRTMAELFSDPQLVHRRIWRALDHPEIGRHHYKAPPFILSRAATGPQRPAPCLGEHTRQVLTEMLGMSEAAVRSLEMRGVLQ
- a CDS encoding UbiX family flavin prenyltransferase, with amino-acid sequence MSGGGPAPRRLIVGLSGASGVIYGIRLLQILRDRTDIESHLVCSKAAERTIAEETDWAVKDVRAMASVVHPIMDIGASIASGSFRTEGMVIIPCSIHTAGAVAHCISDTLLTRAADVCLKERRRLVLVVRETPLHVGHLRTLVVAAESGAMIVPPVPAFYSRPATLNDVIDHTCGRILDLFGIPHDLVRRWGESEPRAGDLEPS